A DNA window from Ovis aries strain OAR_USU_Benz2616 breed Rambouillet chromosome 7, ARS-UI_Ramb_v3.0, whole genome shotgun sequence contains the following coding sequences:
- the LOC101117766 gene encoding LOW QUALITY PROTEIN: olfactory receptor 4K3 (The sequence of the model RefSeq protein was modified relative to this genomic sequence to represent the inferred CDS: substituted 1 base at 1 genomic stop codon) has protein sequence MAWNNQSVITEFILQGLSSSWELQMVYFLFFSVVCAATVLGNLLIVLTIISEPRLHSPMYFLLGNLSFIDMSLASFATPKMITDFFREPKVISFEGXITQIFFLHLLGGVEIVLLISMSFDRYVAICKPLRYLTIMNRRMCLGLVTLSWIVGIFHAMSQLAFTVNLPFCGPNEVDSFFCDLPLVIKLACVDTYVFGVFMISTSGMIARVRFILLVISYSVIWVTVRQRSPGGSSKALSTCSAHFTVVTLFFGPCIFIYVWPFTNFPIDKVLSVFYTIFTPLLNPVIYTLRNKDVKGSMRKLSSRVLKYSKTDHSP, from the coding sequence ATGGCCTGGAATAATCAGTCAGTCATAACTGAATTCATACTACAGGGTCTTTCCAGTTCTTGGGAACTCCAGATGgtctatttcctgtttttctcgGTAGTCTGTGCAGCCACTGTGCTGGGGAACCTCCTCATTGTGCTCACCATTATATCAGAGCCACGCCTGCACTCCCCCATGTACTTTCTGCTGGGCAACCTCTCCTTCATTGACATGTCTCTGGCCTCATTTGCCACTCCCAAAATGATTACAGATTTCTTCAGGGAGCCCAAAGTCATCTCTTTTGAAGGCTGAATCACCCAGATATTCTTCCTGCATCTCTTAGGGGGTGTTGAGATTGTGCTGCTGATATCCATGTCTTTTGATAGGTATGTGGCTATTTGTAAGCCTTTACGCTATTTAACCATCATGAACCGGAGAATGTGCCTTGGGCTTGTGACCCTTTCCTGGATTGTCGGCATCTTCCATGCTATGAGTCAGTTAGCATTTACTGTGAATCTGCCCTTCTGTGGGCCCAATGAAGTGGACAGTTTCTTCTGTGATCTTCCCTTAGTGATTAAACTTGCCTGCGTAGACACATACGTTTTCGGAGTGTTCATGATCTCAACCAGCGGCATGATTGCCCGAGTGCGCTTCATTCTCTTGGTGATTTCCTACTCTGTCATCTGGGTCACTGTTAGGCAACGTTCTCCTGGCGGGTCCTCCAAAGCTCTCTCCACCTGCAGTGCCCACTTCACTGTTGTGACCCTTTTCTTTGGTCCATGCATTTTCATTTACGTGTGGCCTTTCACAAATTTCCCAATAGACAAAGTTCTCTCAGTATTTTATAccattttcactcccctcttaAATCCAGTAATCTATACTCTTAGAAATAAGGATGTCAAGGGTTCCATGAGAAAACTTAGCAGCCGTGTCTTGAAGTATAGCAAGACTGATCATAGCCCTTGA
- the LOC101102066 gene encoding olfactory receptor 4K2-like, producing the protein MEGVNHSRVSEFVLLGLTDSPQLQIFLFVMFSVFYLMTMLGNCLILLTVLSTPHLHSPMYFLLSNLSLIDICLSSFATPKMIVDFFAQHKTISFEGCISQIFFLHLFTGTEIVLLISMSFDRYIAICKPLRYSSIMSQRVCFGLVATSWTVGFLHTTSQLAFTLYLPFCGPNVVDSFFCDLPLVIQLACIDIYVLGIFMISTSGVIALVSFLLLLTSYITVLVTLKDHSSTRSSKAFSTCTAHFVVVLMFFGPCVFIYVWPFTDFLVDKVLSVFYTICTPFLNPLIYTLRNQEVKTAVKKKLSNQYLNLGKTTPIYSVQ; encoded by the coding sequence ATGGAGGGAGTCAACCATTCCAGAGTGTCTGAATTTGTGTTACTGGGACTTACTGATTCTCCTCAGCTCcagattttcctttttgtgatgttttctgttttctacttAATGACCATGTTGGGCAATTGCCTGATTTTGCTCACGGTACTGTCCACCCCACACCTTCACTCCCCCATGTACTTCCTGCTCAGCAACCTGTCTCTCATCGACATATGTCTGTCTTCCTTTGCCACTCCAAAGATGATCGTGGACTTCTTTGCTCAGCACAAGACCATCTCCTTTGAGGGATGCATTTCTCAGATCTTCTTTTTGCACCTCTTCACTGGGACTGAAATTGTGCTGCTCATCTCCATGTCTTTTGACAGGTACATTGCCATATGCAAACCTCTCCGTTATTCATCAATTATGAGCCAAAGAGTATGTTTTGGGCTTGTGGCAACTTCTTGGACAGTGGGCTTCTTGCATACAACGAGCCAGTTAGCTTTCACCCTCTATTTACCCTTTTGTGGTCCCAATGTTGTGGACAGTTTCTTCTGTGACCTTCCTTTAGTCATCCAGCTGGCATGTATAGACATATATGTTCTTGGAATCTTCATGATTTCAACCAGTGGTGTGATTGCTCTTGTAAGTTTTCTGCTTTTGCTGACTTCCTACATCACTGTTCTGGTCACTCTCAAGGACCACTCCTCCACTAGATCCTCTAAGGCTTTTTCTACCTGCACTGCACATTTCGTAGTTGTGTTGATGTTCTTTGGGCCTTGCGTATTTATCTACGTGTGGCCTTTCACAGACTTCCTGGTGGACAAAGTTCTCTCTGTTTTCTACACCATCTGTACCCCTTTTCTGAATCCACTTATCTATACTCTGAGAAACCAGGAAGTGAAAACAGCTGTGAAGAAGAAACTAAGTAACCAATATTTAAATCTTGGGAAAACTACTCCAATATATTCAGTACAATGA
- the LOC101102314 gene encoding olfactory receptor 4K2, with product MDVVNESAVSDFVLLGLSKSWELQTFFSVVFSLFYVATMVGNSLIVITVIADSHLHFPMYFLLTNLSIIDMSLASFATPKMITDYLSGHKTISFDGCITQIFFLHLFTGTEIILLMAMSFDRYIAICKPLHYASIISPQTCVALVVVSWVVGVMHSMSQVIFALTLPFCGPSEVDSFFCDLPVVFQLACVNTYVLGLFMISTSGIIALSCFILLFSSYVVVLVTIRNHSSKGTSKVLSTCTAHFTVVFMFFGPCVFIYMWPLSSFLIDKILSVFYTIFTPILNPVIYTLRNQEVKTAMRKLKNKLLNSNKATLLHYF from the coding sequence ATGGATGTGGTGAACGAGTCTGcagtttctgattttgttttgctAGGACTCTCTAAATCCTGGGAACTACAGACATTTTTCTCTGTGGTGTTTTCGCTCTTTTATGTGGCAACAATGGTGGGTAATAGCCTCATAGTCATCACAGTGATAGCCGACTCTCATCTGCACTTCCCCATGTACTTCCTGCTCACCAACCTTTCCATCATTGATATGTCTCTTGCTTCCTTTGCAACCCCTAAGATGATTACAGACTACCTCAGTGGACACAAAACCATCTCCTTTGATGGTTGCATCACCCAGATATTTTTTCTACACCTTTTTACTGGCACTGAGATCATTTTGCTAATGGCTATGTCTTTTGATAGGTATATTGCAATATGCAAGCCTCTCCACTATGCTTCAATCATAAGTCCCCAGACGTGTGTTGCCCTTGTGGTGGTTTCCTGGGTTGTAGGAGTCATGCACTCAATGAGCCAGGTCATATTCGCTCTTACATTGCCATTCTGTGGTCCTAGTGAGGTAGATAGCTTTTTCTGTGACCTTCCTGTGGTATTCCAACTAGCATGTGTAAATACTTATGTCCTGGGCCTCTTTATGATCTCAACAAGTGGCATCATTGCCTTGTCCTGCTTTATTCTTCTATTCAGTTCTTATGTTGTTGTCTTGGTTACTATCAGAAATCATTCTTCAAAAGGAACATCTAAGGTTCTTTCTACCTGCACGGCTCATTTCACTGTTGTCTTCATGTTCTTTGGGCCCTGCGTCTTCATCTATATGTGGCCACTAAGCAGTTTTCTGATAGACAAGATTCTATCTGTGTTTTATACCATTTTTACTCCCATTCTGAACCCAGTAATCTATACTTTGAGAAATCAGGAAGTGAAGACAgccatgaggaaactgaagaataAGCTTCTAAATTCTAACAAGGCAACTCTATTGCATTATTTTTAG